The stretch of DNA GGCCGACTTCTTCACGCGCGATCAGCTGGAGTTGACCGCGGCCTTCGTCGCCGAACGGGGCGGCGGCCTGCTGGTGCTCGGCGCGCGGTCCTTCGATCGGCAAGGCTTGTCCGGCACGCCGCTCGAAGAGGTGCTGCCGATCGATCTGACTGATCGCCGCGCGAGCGTGGCGCTGGCCGCGAATACGTTCGCGCCGGCGCTGCCCAACACCGCGGCGTTGACGCCGGATGGCGCGCTGCATCCGGCGACCCGCCTGGCCGTGACGGAGGCGGACAGCCGGCAGCGGTGGGCGCAGCTGCCCGCGCTCGCGTCGGTCGCGCCGCTCGGCGGTCCGCGGCCGGGCGCCCAGGTGCTGGTGGTCGCGATGAGCGCGGGTGGGTCGCCGCAGCCGCTGATCGCCGCGCAGCGCTACGGACAGGGCCGGTCGATGGTATTTGCCGGCGAGGCGTCGTGGCGCTGGCGGATGCTGCGGCCGGCGACGGATCAGAGTTACGAGACGATCTGGCGGCAACTGGCCCGCTGGATCACGGCCGGCGCGGCGGCTCCGGTGTCGATTGCGGCGATGACGCCGACCGTGCCGGGCGTCACCGAACGGATCGCGGTCACGGTCAGGAACGGGGATTTCGCGCCGGTCGCCGACGCTGAAGTGTCGCTGGCCGTGACGGCGCCGAATGGCGAATCCAGGCTGCTGACGCCGGCGCTGCTGAGCCCGCAAGAAGGGCGCTACGCGGTGGCGGCCCGCTTCGACCAGCCGGGCGTGTATCGGCTCGATGCCACGGCGGCCCGCGCCGGCACCCGCATCGGCACCGCCTCGCGGCAGGTCCTGGTGGGCGGCGCGGATCTCGAGATGGCACAGCCGCGGTTGAACGAGGCGGTGTTGCGGCGGCTGGCCGCCGAAACCAGGGGCCGCTACCTGCCGGCCGCGGAAGCGGGCCGGTTGCCGGCGTTGCTCCGCGAATCCCGCGTTGACGCCGGCACGCCGGAGCAGCGCGACCTCTGGCACAATGGCTGGAGCCTGCTCGCCGTCATTGGCTTGCTCGCCGCCGAATGGGTATCACGCAGGAGAGCGGGACTGGCGTGACGCCGATGACGCAGACGAAGACACCAGGGCCGCAGATGACACAGATGGCACAGATCAAATACGGGTGGGTGCTTCTCGCCATGTTCGCCGTGCTGTGGCCGGTGTCAGCGGGTGCAGAAACTCGTTGGGCGGTAATCGTCTCGGGTGCGTCCGGCGGCGAGAAGTACGCGGAGCAGATGAAGGAGTGGCGCGACGGTTTGCGCTCTGCCATGGTCGACCGCTACGGCTTCAAGGCCGAGCACGTTCGCCTGCTGGTGGATGAAACCGCGGCCGCGGCGGAGAAGGGTTCAGCGGAGAACGTCCGCAAGGTGTTCGCCGACATCAAGAAGGGCGGGACCAGGGACGACTTCGTCCTGGTCGTCCTGCTCGGCCACGGCACCTACGACGGCGACGTCGCCAAGTTCAACCTGGTCGGCCCGGACCTGACGGCGAAGGACTGGACGGACCTGCTGGCCGGCGTCCAGGGCCGGCTGGCGGTGGTCAACACGACCGAGGCCAGCTTTCCGTTTCTCGAATCGCTCACGGCGAAGGGCCGCGTGGTGATCACCGCCACCGATTCGGCGGCGCAGAAATACGCCACGGTGTTCCCCGAGTACTTCGTGAAGGCGATGCGTGAAGCCTCGACCGACCTCGACAAGAACGGCCGCACCTCCATCTTCGAGGTGTTTGCCGCCGCCAGCGCCGCGGTGAAGCAGCACTACGAGCAGCGGGGTCAGCTCGCGACCGAGCGGGCGGTGATCGACGACAACGGCGACGGCAAGGGCCGCGAGGCGAGCGCCGAGGGTCCTGACGGCGGCATCGCGCGCATCGCCTACCTGGACGCGGAGAATGCCGCCGAGAGCGCGACGCCGGAGATGGCGGCGTTGGTGAAGCGCCGCCGCACGCTCGAAGCGCAGGCCGAAGAGCACAAGCAGTTGAAGGGTGTCATGCCCGAGGCCGAGTGGAACGCGCAGTTCGAGAAACTGATGCTGGAACTGGCGCAGGTGTCGGCTGAGATACGAAAGAAATCATGATTTAGTGATCTGGTGAGTTGGTGACCTCGTGAGTTGCAGTCACGAGATCGCGAGATCTCCAAGTCACCAAATCAGAGCGTGTGAGTATCCCACCAGTCGACGTCCATCCGCTCGCGGCGGCGCATGGGGCGCACCAGCGCGAGGCCGCAGGCGAAGCCCGCCACGTGGGCCCAGAACGCCACCCCGCCTGAGACTTGGTTCGCCTGGACGATGGTCAGCGAGCCGAGGCCGCTCAGGAACTGCACCAGGAACCAGAATCCGAGAAAGAAACCGGCCGGCAGTTCGAACAGGATCGGCGGGAACGGGAAGAGCATCAGCACGCGCGAGTGCGGATAGAGCACGAGATACGCGCCCATCACGCCGGCAATCGCGCCGCTGGCGCCAATCATCGGCACGTTCGAGTCCGGGTAGAGCAGGGTTTGCGCGAGCGCCGCCACGAACCCGCAGAACAAATAGAACACGGCGTAGCGGCCGTGCCCCAGCCGGTCTTCGACGTTGTCGCCGAAAATCCACAGGAACAGCAGGTTGCCCGCGAGGTGGGCGACGCCGGCATGCACGAACATCGACGTGAACGCGTCGACGAACGAGAAGTGCGCCGGCACCAGCGCGAACGTGCCGACGAAGGCCGCGGCGGTCCGTTCCGGCAGCGCCGACTGGAACAGGAAGATGACGAGGTTGACGACGATCAATCCGATCGTGACGCCGGGCGTGGTGCGGGACGGAATGACGTCGCGAAGCGGAATCATCGCAGGGAGCCTTCAGCTAGAATAGCGAATAACGATGAAATGTCGCTCGTGCGGAGCGGAAATCGCGGCCAACGCGCTGATCTGCTACAAGTGCGGCGCCGCCACCGCGGAGCCGCGAATCACCCCACCCGCGTCGCGTCCGCGGCGCTCGCGGCTGCCCTGGGTGGGCCTCGTGCTGCTGGGCCTGGCCCTGGCCGCGGTCGCCCGCGAGGTCGCCTGCGGAAGCCTGTTATGATGAGGCGTTCGGGCCCCCGTGGCGGCGCCCGCTCGTCCCTATGGCAAATGCGCGGCTCGAAGTAAACGACGGCCTCGGCCAACGGATCGTCGCGATCACGAAGGCCCAGTTGCTGATCGGCCGGCGTACGGAAAGCGACCTCCGCCTGGTGGGCAGCGACGTCTCCCGCGAACACGCGGAGATCGTCGAAGTGGACGGCACGTGGGTGCTGCGCGACAAGGGCTCGCGCTACGGCACGTTCGTCAACGGCGAGTCGGTCACCGAGCACACCCTTGCGCATGGTGACAAGGTCCAGTTCGGCCGCGCCAGTGGCGCCGACGTCGTATTCCTGACCGGCGACGCGCCCGCGCACACCGACCGCTCGCACGCCAGCGCCGTCAACGACCTGCGGCAACTGGCCGCGCTGCTCGAAGGCCTGCGCGCCCTCGGCTCGGGCCGCGTGCTCGACGAGGTGCTCGCCCTGGTGCTCGATGCCGCCATCGACGTGGCCGGCGCCGAACGCGGTTTCATCATGCTGGCGGCCACCGGCCAGCCGCTCGAGATGAAGCTGGCGCGGGCCAAGGGCCGCATCACCCTGCCGGCGACCGGATTCAACACCAGCCGCAAGATTCCCGAAGAGGTGTTCGCCACCGGCGAACTCAAGATCGTCGCCGACCTCCTGGATGGCGACCTCGCCAACGTGCACATGGGCACCGTCGCGCTCGGCATCCGCCACGTCGCCTGCATTCCGCTCCGCATGGTCCGCTACCTGGACCGCGCCGACATGGCCAGCGAGACCAAGAACATCGGCGTGCTCTATCTCGACAGCCGCGAGAAGGGCAGCCTGCTGGCGCCGCACACCCGCACCGCGCTCGACACCCTGGCCACCGAGGCCGGCGTCGCCATTGAGAACGCGCGGCTCTACCGCGAGACCCTCGAGAAAGCCCGCATCGAGCACGAACTGAAGATCGCTGCGGAAATCCAGCGCGCGCTGCTGCCGGAGGGCACGCACTCCGGCTCGTTCTTCGAGGCCGCCGGCACCTCGCTCCAGGCCCGCTCGATTGGCGGCGACTTCTTCGACCTCATCGACACGCCCGACGGCATGTTCGGCTTCCTGGTCGGCGACGTCGCCGGCAAGGGGCCGGCCGCAGCCCTGCTCACCTCCAAGATCATGGGGATTTTCTCCGCGTTCGCATCGATTGGCGACGACCCGGCGCAGACCGTGGACGGCATCAACAAGGTGCTGACCCGCCGCCAGATCGACGCGCGGTACGCGACGCTGCTCTACGGCCAACTCGCCCCGACCGGCAAGCTGGTGTTCTGTAACGGTGGCCACAATCCGCCGTTCGTCTACGGCGTCGATGGCCTGAAGCGGATCGAGGCCGGCGGCATGCCGGTCGGCCTGTTCGATATGGCCCAGTACTCGGCCGACACGATCGACCTGAAGCCCGGCGACACCATGGTCCTTTATAGTGACGGCGTCACCGAGGCGCACAACGTCGCCGGCGAGGAGTTCGGCGAGCAGCGCATGGCCGAGGTGCTCGAGCGCCACCACCAGGAGCCCGCCACGGTCGTCCTCGAGAAGCTGATGGAAGCCGTCGGCGTGTTCGCGCTTGGCGCCGAGCAATACGACGACGTGACGGCGGTCATCGTGAAGTACACCGGCGCGTGATGACACAACGGGTTCGCCTGGCGGCCGGGCTGTGGGCCGTGCTCGCCATCGTCGTCTTCAACGTCACCTTCGACTGGCAGACGCGCGCGGCGGGCCATGCGTTTGCCAGCAGCCAGGTCCTCCGGCACGCCGGCGGCCTGCCGGTGACGACCATCAACGACGGCTTCCGGCCCATGGTGCGGTCGGCCGCGCGCCGGTCGGGCGTGTGGCTGGGTCTCATCCTCGGCTCCGGCATCGCCGCGACCGCCGTGGCCTCACGAGCGTCCAAGAAGTAGATGTTGGCTTCCCTGATTTACGACTGGAACAAGATCGGCGCGCCGGCGGTGCCCAAGCGCGTGATGCTGGACGACGAGACGCTGCGCGACGGCCTGCAGTCGCCGTCGGTGAAGACGCCGACCATCGGCCAGAAGATCACCATCCTGCACCTGATCGACCAGCTCGGCATCGACACGGCCGACATCGGCCTGCCGGGCGCCGGCCCGCACGTGGCGCAGGACGTCGAGCGCCTGGCGCGCGAGATTGTCGGGGCGCGGCTGAAGGTGCGCGCCAACTGCGCGGCGCGGACGACGATCAGCGACATCCGGCCGATCGCGGAGATCACGCAGCGCACCGGCCTGCCGATCGAGGTCGGCACCTTCATCGGCTCGTCGCCCATCCGCCAGTACACCGAAGGGTGGACGCTCGACTGGCTGCTCAAGAGCACCGAAGAGGCGATCAAGTTCGCCGTGGCCGAAGGCCTCGAGGTGATGTACGTCACCGAAGACACCACGCGCGCGGATCCGGAAACACTGAAGAAACTCTACGTCTGCGCGATTCGGTCCGGCGCCAAGCGCATTTGCCTGGCCGATACCGTGGGACATGCCACGCCGTGGGGCGCCAGCGCCGTGGTCAAGTTTGCCGCGCAGGTGATCAAGGACGAAGGCGCCGACGTCGGCATCGACTGGCACGGCCACCGCGACCGCGACCTGGCGATCGTCAACAGCATTGCCGCGCTCGAGGCCGGCGCCTCACGCGTGCACGCCGCCGCCCTGGGCATTGGCGAGCGCGTCGGCAACACGCCCATGGACCTGCTGCTGGTCAACCTCGTGTTGATGGGTTTCCTGCAGCGCGACCTGACGCCGCTGATGCCTTACTGCGCAGCGGTGTCGGCGGCCTGCGGCGTCCCCATTCCCGACAACTATCCGGTGGTGGGCAGGGACGCGTTCCGCACGGCCACCGGGGTGCACGCCGCGGCCGTGGTCAAGGCGTGGCGCAAGGGCGATCGCGAATTGATGGACGCGGTCTACTCGGCCATCCCCGCCAGCCTGGTCGGCCGGCACCAGGAGATCGAGGTCGGCCCGATGTCAGGGAAGTCGAACGTGTTGTTCTGGCTGGAGCAGCACGGCATCGTGGCCAGCGACCCGGTGGTCGATCGGGTCTTCGCGAAGGCTAAAGAGTCGACGACGGTGCTGACCGAAGCCGAGATCCTCGCTGAAGTGTACCGGTAGGCCGCGGAGGGGTCAGACCCCCTCGCTGTGTCTTGCTCGGGGTCAGACCCCTTTGAGCAAACGCTGTTCGATCTCGGGCAGCGCCGCGACCACCACCTCACCGACAATTTGCAGGCTGCGGGCGGACACCGCGTCGAGCGTGTCTTGCGCGGTGTGCCACGCCGGGTAATCGAGATCGATGAGGTCGAGCGACGGCACGCCGGCCTTCAGGAAGTGCAGGTGGTCGTCTTCGACCGCCATGGCCTCGCTGATGAAGCTGGCCTGGTGGCCGAGCCGCCGCGCCACCCCCCACACGATGTCGGTCAGCCACGGCGTCGAGTTGGTCTCGCGGCGGATGTTCAACTGGCGGTCGCCGATCATGTCGAGCAGGATCATCGCCCGCAGCGACTTCAGCGTGCCGGTCTTGCGCGCCACCTCCACGTAGTGGCGGCTGCCGTAGGTGTTGTCGGGGTCACGCCACTCGCCGGTGGCCTCCTCGCCGTCGAGGAACAGCAGTTCGATGGTGAAGGGGAGCTGCGGCCGGGCCTTGAGCACGCGCGCGAGCTCGAGCAGGGCCGCGGTGCTGGAGGCGCCGTCGCTGGCGCCCACGAACCGGAATTCCCTGAACAGCTTGGTGTCGAAGTGGCTGGCCAGCACGATGCGCTCGGCGCGCTGGCCGGGAATGGTCGCGATCAGGTTGACCATCTTGATCGGGCCAATCGGCGTGGTCGCGGTCCACGCCTGCTCGACGGCCTTGATGCCGATGGCGGCGAGCGTCCTGGTGATGTATTCGCGGTTCTTGAGGTTGCCGGCCGAGCCGGAAGGCCGCGGCCCGATCGCCACCTGCTGGCGCAGGTGTTCCCAGGCTTTGGAGCTGTCAAACGCAACGGCGCCCTGACCGTGCGCGCCGGACACGGCGAGCACCACCAGGGCGCCAATGGCAAGAGTCAGTCTTTGGATCACGAGATCACCAACTCACCAAATCACGAAATCATCGATTCGACATCGGGATGTACTCCCGCGTCGTGGCGCCCTCGTAGAGCTGCTTGGGGCGCGCGATCTTCGTCTCCGGGTCGAGCAGCATCTCTTCCCACTGCGCGACCCAGCCCACCGTGCGGGCAATCGCGAACAGCACCGCGAACATCTCCACCGGGAAGCCCATCGCCTGGTAGATGAGGCCGGAGTAGAAGTCGACATTCGGGTAGAGCTTGCGGCTGACGAAGTACTCGTCCTCGAGGGCAATCCGCTCCAGCTCGAGCGCGATCTCGAGCAGCGGGTTCTTGCCGGTGACCTCGAACACTTCGTACGCCGTCCGCTTGATGATCTTGGCGCGGGGGTCGTACGACTTGTAGACGCGGTGACCGAAGCCCATCAGGCGGCCTTCGCCGGCCTTGACCTTCTTGATGAAGGCGGGGATGTGGTCGACCGAGCCGATCTCCTTCAGCATGCGCAGCACGGCTTCGTTGGCGCCGCCGTGCAGCGGGCCGTAGAGGGCGGCGGCCGCCCCGGCCAGGGCCGAGAACGGATCGACGTTGGAGCTGCCGATGGCGCGCATGGCGCTGGTCGAACAGTTCTGCTCGTGATCGGCGTGCAGGATGAACAGCACGTCGAGCGCGCGCTCGAGCGCCGGGTCCGGCGCGTACTTCACCTCGGTCATCTTGAACAGCATGTTCAGGAAGTTGCCGGTGAAGCTGAGGTCGTTGTCGGGGTAGACGTAGGGCCGCCCGATGCTGTGGCGGTAGGCGTAGGCGGCAATCGTCGGCGTCTTCGCGATCAGGCGGCGAATCTGCTTCTGTCGCGACTCGGCGTTGAAGATCTGCTTGCCGTCCGGGTAGAACGTCGACATCGCGCCGACGGTGCTGATGAACACGCCCATCGGATGGGCGTCGTAGGTAAAGCCCTCCATGAACTTCTTGATGTTCTCGTGCACCATCGTGTGCATGGTGATGGAGTGCGTCCACGCGTCGAGCTGGCCCTTGGTGGGGAGCTCGCCGAACAGGATCAGGTATGCCGTCTCGAGGTAGGTGCTCTTCTCGGCGAGCTGTTCGATGGGGTATCCCCGGTACATCAGGATGCCCTTGTCGCCGTCGATGTACGTGATCTTGCTCTTGCAGGCGGCGGTGTTCATGAACGCCGGGTCATAGGTGCACAGCCCCGGGTCTTCGCCGCCGGTCGTGATCTTCTTCAGGTCGGTGGCGCGGATGGCGCCTTCGGTGATCGGGACTTCGTAGGTCTTCCCGGTCCGGTTGTCGGTAATGGAGAGCGTCTCAGGCATAGGGTGATCCGATTCATTCTAGATCACCCGCCGATTGCCGTCACGGACTGAGTGAGCCGGGCCGGGGTGGGGGCGGGCTTATTCGGTCTTGACGACCCCGGACATCGGGTGGCGGACGTCCTTGGCCGAGAGGATGAAGATGACGTCCTCGGCCACGTTGGTGGCATGGTCGCCAATGCGCTCCAGGTGGCGGGAAATCAGGATCAGGTCCAGGGCCGGCTCGATGGTGCCCGGGGCCTGCAGCATGTGGGTGAGCAGCTCGCGGAAGATCTGGGTCTTGAGGGAGTCCAGGGTGTCGTCTTTCCGCAGGACGGCCTCGGCGAGGGCCATGTCGCGGCGGACGAAGGCGTCCAGCGAGTCGCGCAGCATCTCCTGCGCCAGTTCGCCCATGCGCGGGATATCGATGAGCGGCTTGACCGGCGCGTGGCGCAGGTAGCGCTTGCCGGCCTCGGCGATGTTCACGGCCAGGTCGCCGACCCGCTCCAGGTCGGTGTTGATCTTGACGGCGGCCACGATCACGCGGAGGTCGGCGGCCATCGGCTGGTGCAGCGCCAGGAGCTTGAAGCAGCGGTCGTCCACTTCGATGTGGAGGTCGTTGATCGGCTGGTCGCCGCCGAGCACGGCGTCGAGCGCGTCGCCGTCGCGGTCCATCAGCCCGCGCACCGACTCGCGCACCCGCTCCTCGGCGAGGCCGCCCATGGCCAGCAGCCGCTGCTTGAGGGCGTCGAGGTCGTCCTGGAAGTGCCGAAACACGCGTTCCATCAGCCGCACCTGCCTGTGACGTAGTCTTCGGTCAGTTTCTCCGCCGGCGCCGTGAAGATCCGATCGGTCCGGTCGAACTCGACGAGCCGCCCGAGCCAGAAGAACGCGGTGAAGTCCGACACCCGCGCCGCCTGCTGCATGTTATGCGTGACGATGACGATCGTGTACTTTTTCTTGAGCTCGTAGATCAGCTCCTCGATGCGCTGGGTGGCGATCGGGTCGAGGGCCGACGCCGGTTCGTCCATCAGCAGGATCTCCGGGCGGATGGCCAGGGCGCGGGCAATGCACAGCCGCTGCTGCTGGCCGCCCGACAGGGCGAGCGCCGATTCGTGCAACCGGTCCTTGACCTCATCCCAGATCGCCGCCTGGCGCAGGCTTTCTTCGACGCGATCCGACATCTCGGCCTTGGACTTCACCAGGCCGTTGATGTGCAGCCCGTAGGCGACGTTCTCGAAGATCGACTTCGGAAACGGGTTGGACTTCTGGAACACCATGCCGACCCGGCGCCGCAACAGGACGACGTCAACCCCCGCGTCGTAGATGGATTCGCCGTCGATCTGGACGCGGCCCTCGACGCGGGTGGCCGGGATGATGTCGTTCATCCGGTTGAGCGTGCGGAGGAAGGTGCTCTTGCCGCAGCCCGACGGCCCGATGAACGCCGTCACCAGGTTGGCGCGGATCTGGATGGTGATGCCGTCGAGCGCCCGCTTCGGCCCGTAGTAGAAGTTCAGGCCCTCGACGTCGATCTTCACCGGCGCTTCGAGCGAGGCGGCGGTTTGCCCGGGCCGGCTGGCGACGCTGGCCAGGCTGGCGGGCACGGTGCTGTTGGCCACGCTCATACGCGCCCCCGGCGCTGGTGCCGATCGCGGACGATAATGGCAATCGCGTTCATCGACAGGAGCAGCACCATCAGCACAAGGATACCAGCGGCGGCGTTCGCCTTGAATTCGGGTTGTGGCCGCGACACCCAGTTGAAGACCTGGATGGGCAGCACCGTGAACTTCGACCAGATGCCGTCAGGCGCAAACGGGATGTAGGTGAGTGCGCCGATCGTGATGAGCGGCGCCGTCTCGCCGATGGCGCGCGACAAGGCCAGGATGAGCCCGGTCAGCACGCCCGGCAGGGCCATGGGCAGCACCTGGTGCCAGATGGTCTGCCACTTGGTGGCGCCGAGGGCATACGAGCCTTCGCGAATCGAGCTGGGTACCGTGCGCAGGGCCTCGCGGGTGGACATGATCACCACCGGCAGCGCCAGCAGCGCCAGGGTCGCCGCGCCGGCCATCACGCTTTGCCCCATCCCCATCAGCCGGACGAAGAGGCCGAGGCCGAGCAGGCCGTAGATGATCGAGGGCACGGCCGCGAGGTTGGAGATGTTGAGCTCGATGAAGCCCGCCATCCGGCTGTGCGAGCCGTACTCCTCGAGGTAGAGGGCCGCGGCGACGCCAATCGGCAGCGCCAGGGCGGCGGTGAGCAGGATCACCCAGATGCTGCCCATCAGCGCGTGGTAGACGCCCGCCTCTTCGGCGTTGCGGGACGCGATGTTGGTCAGGAACTGGAAGCTCAACCGCGAGGCGCCGTCCGAGACAATGTCGAAGACCAGCGCGGCGAGGGCCACCAGCGCGACCACCAGGGCGCCCAGCGAGACGAACTGGAAGAACAGGTCCGCATGCTTCCTCATGCGTACTCCTCGCGGAACCGGTTGCGCAGCCACGTGCTGATCAGGTTCAGGCCGAAGGTCATCACGAACAGCAGCATGCCGACCGCGAAGATGGTGCGGTACTCGATGGTGCCTTGCGGCGTGTCGCCGAGCGACACCTGCACGATGTAGGCGGTCATCGTTTCAATGGGCACGAACGGATTGCCGGTGAGGCGGGGCTGCTGGCCCGCGGCAATCGCCACGATCATGGTCTCGCCGATCGCCCGCGACACCGCGAGGATGAACGCGGCGGTGATGCCTGAAAACGCCGCCGGCACTACGACCCGCAGGGCTGTCTGCATCCGCGTGGCGCCGAGGGCATACGAGCCTTCGCGCAGGCCCTGCGGCACGGCCCGCATCGCGTCTTCAGACAGCGACGAGACCAGCGGCAGGATCATCAGCCCCATCACCAGCCCGGGGCTCAGCGCGTTGAAACCGGACAGCGTGGGGAAGACCACCTGCAGGAGTGGGGTGACGAAGGTGAGCGCGAAGTAGCCGTAGACGACGGTGGGCACGCCGGCCAGGATCTCGAGCACCGGCTTGACGACCCGGCGGAAGCCGCTGGGCGAGTACTCGCTCAAGTAGATGGCCGAGAGCAGGCCCATCGGCATGGCCACCACCATCGCGATGGCCGACACCAGCATGGTGCCCACCACCAGGGGCAGGACGCCGAACTTCTGGTTCGAGAACAGCGGCGTCCACTCGGTGCCGGTCAGGAAGTCGAGGACCGGCACCACCCGCAGGAACTCATAGGTCTCGAACGCCAACACGGCAATGATGCCGGCCGTGGTGAGCACCGAGAGCGCGGCGCAGAGAAACAGCACCCGCTCGATGATCCATTCGAGCGTCCGAGTGGACATGTGATCGCGCTACTGCGCGCGTTCCTTGCTCAGCAACTGGTCGATGGTCACGCCGATCGTGTTCTGCCCGGAGAACACCGACCCGGTGGTGCGCTTGGCGAAGCGGTCGGTGACCATGCCGTAGATGTCGGCGCCCAGGCCGACGTAGTTCACCTCGCGGACGAGGGCCTCGGCGTTCTTCAGGTAGAAGTCCACGAAGCGCTGCACTTCGGGGCGCTCCGCCGCCTTCTTCGAGACGTAGATGAACACCGGCCGCGACAGCGGCTGATAGGTGCCGGTCCGGATGGTGTCGGGGCCCGCCAGGATCGGGCCGGCGCCGTTGTCGGCCTTCTCGTCGTCCACGGGCACCAGCTTCAGGCGCGCCGCGTTCTCTTCGTAGTAGGCGAAGGGGAGGAAGCCGAGCGCCAGTTCGTCGTTGCTGATGCCCTGCACCAGCACGTTGTCGTCTTCGCTCGAGGTGAAGTCGCCGCGGCTGGCCTTGGCCTTGCCGTTGACGGCTT from Vicinamibacterales bacterium encodes:
- a CDS encoding rhomboid family intramembrane serine protease; amino-acid sequence: MIPLRDVIPSRTTPGVTIGLIVVNLVIFLFQSALPERTAAAFVGTFALVPAHFSFVDAFTSMFVHAGVAHLAGNLLFLWIFGDNVEDRLGHGRYAVFYLFCGFVAALAQTLLYPDSNVPMIGASGAIAGVMGAYLVLYPHSRVLMLFPFPPILFELPAGFFLGFWFLVQFLSGLGSLTIVQANQVSGGVAFWAHVAGFACGLALVRPMRRRERMDVDWWDTHTL
- a CDS encoding zinc-ribbon domain-containing protein, which translates into the protein MKCRSCGAEIAANALICYKCGAATAEPRITPPASRPRRSRLPWVGLVLLGLALAAVAREVACGSLL
- a CDS encoding SpoIIE family protein phosphatase; translation: MANARLEVNDGLGQRIVAITKAQLLIGRRTESDLRLVGSDVSREHAEIVEVDGTWVLRDKGSRYGTFVNGESVTEHTLAHGDKVQFGRASGADVVFLTGDAPAHTDRSHASAVNDLRQLAALLEGLRALGSGRVLDEVLALVLDAAIDVAGAERGFIMLAATGQPLEMKLARAKGRITLPATGFNTSRKIPEEVFATGELKIVADLLDGDLANVHMGTVALGIRHVACIPLRMVRYLDRADMASETKNIGVLYLDSREKGSLLAPHTRTALDTLATEAGVAIENARLYRETLEKARIEHELKIAAEIQRALLPEGTHSGSFFEAAGTSLQARSIGGDFFDLIDTPDGMFGFLVGDVAGKGPAAALLTSKIMGIFSAFASIGDDPAQTVDGINKVLTRRQIDARYATLLYGQLAPTGKLVFCNGGHNPPFVYGVDGLKRIEAGGMPVGLFDMAQYSADTIDLKPGDTMVLYSDGVTEAHNVAGEEFGEQRMAEVLERHHQEPATVVLEKLMEAVGVFALGAEQYDDVTAVIVKYTGA
- a CDS encoding LeuA family protein gives rise to the protein MLASLIYDWNKIGAPAVPKRVMLDDETLRDGLQSPSVKTPTIGQKITILHLIDQLGIDTADIGLPGAGPHVAQDVERLAREIVGARLKVRANCAARTTISDIRPIAEITQRTGLPIEVGTFIGSSPIRQYTEGWTLDWLLKSTEEAIKFAVAEGLEVMYVTEDTTRADPETLKKLYVCAIRSGAKRICLADTVGHATPWGASAVVKFAAQVIKDEGADVGIDWHGHRDRDLAIVNSIAALEAGASRVHAAALGIGERVGNTPMDLLLVNLVLMGFLQRDLTPLMPYCAAVSAACGVPIPDNYPVVGRDAFRTATGVHAAAVVKAWRKGDRELMDAVYSAIPASLVGRHQEIEVGPMSGKSNVLFWLEQHGIVASDPVVDRVFAKAKESTTVLTEAEILAEVYR
- a CDS encoding M28 family peptidase, which produces MIQRLTLAIGALVVLAVSGAHGQGAVAFDSSKAWEHLRQQVAIGPRPSGSAGNLKNREYITRTLAAIGIKAVEQAWTATTPIGPIKMVNLIATIPGQRAERIVLASHFDTKLFREFRFVGASDGASSTAALLELARVLKARPQLPFTIELLFLDGEEATGEWRDPDNTYGSRHYVEVARKTGTLKSLRAMILLDMIGDRQLNIRRETNSTPWLTDIVWGVARRLGHQASFISEAMAVEDDHLHFLKAGVPSLDLIDLDYPAWHTAQDTLDAVSARSLQIVGEVVVAALPEIEQRLLKGV
- a CDS encoding citrate synthase translates to MPETLSITDNRTGKTYEVPITEGAIRATDLKKITTGGEDPGLCTYDPAFMNTAACKSKITYIDGDKGILMYRGYPIEQLAEKSTYLETAYLILFGELPTKGQLDAWTHSITMHTMVHENIKKFMEGFTYDAHPMGVFISTVGAMSTFYPDGKQIFNAESRQKQIRRLIAKTPTIAAYAYRHSIGRPYVYPDNDLSFTGNFLNMLFKMTEVKYAPDPALERALDVLFILHADHEQNCSTSAMRAIGSSNVDPFSALAGAAAALYGPLHGGANEAVLRMLKEIGSVDHIPAFIKKVKAGEGRLMGFGHRVYKSYDPRAKIIKRTAYEVFEVTGKNPLLEIALELERIALEDEYFVSRKLYPNVDFYSGLIYQAMGFPVEMFAVLFAIARTVGWVAQWEEMLLDPETKIARPKQLYEGATTREYIPMSNR
- the phoU gene encoding phosphate signaling complex protein PhoU; amino-acid sequence: MERVFRHFQDDLDALKQRLLAMGGLAEERVRESVRGLMDRDGDALDAVLGGDQPINDLHIEVDDRCFKLLALHQPMAADLRVIVAAVKINTDLERVGDLAVNIAEAGKRYLRHAPVKPLIDIPRMGELAQEMLRDSLDAFVRRDMALAEAVLRKDDTLDSLKTQIFRELLTHMLQAPGTIEPALDLILISRHLERIGDHATNVAEDVIFILSAKDVRHPMSGVVKTE
- the pstB gene encoding phosphate ABC transporter ATP-binding protein PstB codes for the protein MANSTVPASLASVASRPGQTAASLEAPVKIDVEGLNFYYGPKRALDGITIQIRANLVTAFIGPSGCGKSTFLRTLNRMNDIIPATRVEGRVQIDGESIYDAGVDVVLLRRRVGMVFQKSNPFPKSIFENVAYGLHINGLVKSKAEMSDRVEESLRQAAIWDEVKDRLHESALALSGGQQQRLCIARALAIRPEILLMDEPASALDPIATQRIEELIYELKKKYTIVIVTHNMQQAARVSDFTAFFWLGRLVEFDRTDRIFTAPAEKLTEDYVTGRCG
- the pstA gene encoding phosphate ABC transporter permease PstA → MRKHADLFFQFVSLGALVVALVALAALVFDIVSDGASRLSFQFLTNIASRNAEEAGVYHALMGSIWVILLTAALALPIGVAAALYLEEYGSHSRMAGFIELNISNLAAVPSIIYGLLGLGLFVRLMGMGQSVMAGAATLALLALPVVIMSTREALRTVPSSIREGSYALGATKWQTIWHQVLPMALPGVLTGLILALSRAIGETAPLITIGALTYIPFAPDGIWSKFTVLPIQVFNWVSRPQPEFKANAAAGILVLMVLLLSMNAIAIIVRDRHQRRGRV
- the pstC gene encoding phosphate ABC transporter permease subunit PstC; translated protein: MSTRTLEWIIERVLFLCAALSVLTTAGIIAVLAFETYEFLRVVPVLDFLTGTEWTPLFSNQKFGVLPLVVGTMLVSAIAMVVAMPMGLLSAIYLSEYSPSGFRRVVKPVLEILAGVPTVVYGYFALTFVTPLLQVVFPTLSGFNALSPGLVMGLMILPLVSSLSEDAMRAVPQGLREGSYALGATRMQTALRVVVPAAFSGITAAFILAVSRAIGETMIVAIAAGQQPRLTGNPFVPIETMTAYIVQVSLGDTPQGTIEYRTIFAVGMLLFVMTFGLNLISTWLRNRFREEYA